In the Kineosporiaceae bacterium genome, one interval contains:
- a CDS encoding PAS domain-containing protein produces MPSEATPTSTRDAVVPDTGSAAGEPRRQRVRPWRRLLTLALLLALGTTAGLFTLALKRSALQAVEAQSDLQRLATQLHELDGQEWRLRAGDMSADDMASALSVTAADIQYGLHDAGGEGLSLGAVTQISAAFGAYHEALDRLIALQRNDSPIAAVQVDEDLVDPRFDSLDSILEQHIIALGERAAHQGLISDLGILATIVSLMGTSAWVLERGVRADARHRAEHEAGERYRALVDQSSDLVMVVDSAGQLTFSSPSTTRFLDDHLGSDRRGSTWLDLVHPDDLEAA; encoded by the coding sequence GTGCCGTCCGAAGCGACCCCGACGAGCACCCGCGACGCCGTCGTGCCCGACACGGGCTCTGCCGCCGGAGAGCCACGACGCCAGCGGGTGCGACCGTGGCGCAGACTGCTGACCCTGGCCCTGCTGCTCGCCCTCGGGACGACGGCCGGCCTGTTCACCCTGGCCCTCAAGCGCTCGGCGCTCCAGGCCGTCGAGGCACAGAGCGATCTGCAACGGCTGGCCACGCAACTACACGAGCTGGACGGACAGGAGTGGCGGCTCCGGGCGGGGGACATGTCGGCGGATGACATGGCCTCGGCACTGAGCGTTACCGCCGCCGACATCCAGTACGGGTTGCACGATGCCGGTGGCGAAGGCCTGTCCCTGGGTGCTGTCACGCAGATCTCCGCAGCGTTCGGCGCCTACCACGAGGCACTCGACCGGCTCATCGCCCTGCAGCGCAACGACTCTCCCATTGCCGCCGTGCAGGTCGACGAGGACCTGGTCGACCCACGGTTCGACTCCCTGGACTCGATCCTCGAGCAGCACATCATCGCGCTCGGCGAGCGGGCAGCCCATCAGGGTCTGATCAGTGACCTGGGCATCCTGGCCACCATCGTGTCGCTCATGGGCACCTCGGCCTGGGTGCTCGAGCGCGGCGTACGCGCCGACGCCCGGCATCGGGCCGAACACGAGGCCGGGGAGCGCTATCGAGCATTGGTAGACCAATCATCCGACCTCGTCATGGTGGTCGATAGCGCCGGACAGCTCACCTTCAGCAGCCCCTCGACGACGCGGTTCCTCGACGACCATCTCGGTTCGGATCGGCGCGGGTCGACCTGGCTCGATCTGGTCCATCCGGACGATCTCGAGGCAGCCTAG
- a CDS encoding MFS transporter, whose amino-acid sequence MIVSTDFRLRSIALTAYGPSALAAIGYGATLPVLPLLARHLGASVQLAALMIGLAGLGPLIASLPAGSLVDRIGERRTLVGAGVIDATAMTIMALAGNLPLFMVTALVSNIAWTAFLLARQGYMIDLVPAAHRARALSTLGGVHRIGAVVGPLLGAVLIDRWGIRAPFLLAAVASLAAAALTLTLPDLSAPARAEHAGVRMIEVLGAHRGVLFTLGTSVVVISGTRAVRAALVPLWAEHVGLDAEVISLIVGVSSAIELLLFYPAGWIMDRYGRFWVGWSCVAVMALGFCLLPLAHGAVTVQAVALVIGIGNGLGSGIVMTLGADAAPTRGRSQFLGAWRTCGEVGGVGGPLLLGGLAALAPLATAVVATGVVALVGSGWVGFWVHRAGRRAPAG is encoded by the coding sequence GTGATCGTGTCCACCGACTTCCGGTTGCGCTCGATCGCGCTGACGGCGTACGGCCCCTCGGCGCTGGCCGCGATCGGGTACGGCGCCACCCTGCCGGTGCTGCCGTTGCTGGCTCGTCACCTCGGGGCCAGCGTCCAACTCGCCGCGTTGATGATCGGGTTGGCCGGGCTCGGGCCACTGATCGCCTCGCTGCCGGCGGGTTCCCTGGTGGATCGCATCGGGGAGCGGCGCACCCTGGTCGGGGCCGGGGTGATCGACGCCACGGCGATGACGATCATGGCTCTGGCCGGGAACCTGCCGTTGTTCATGGTCACGGCGCTGGTCAGCAACATCGCCTGGACCGCGTTCCTGTTGGCCCGGCAGGGATACATGATCGATCTGGTGCCGGCCGCGCATCGGGCGCGGGCCTTGTCGACCCTGGGCGGCGTGCACCGCATCGGCGCCGTGGTCGGCCCGCTGCTGGGCGCCGTCCTGATCGATCGGTGGGGGATCCGCGCGCCGTTCCTGCTGGCAGCGGTCGCCTCCCTCGCGGCGGCGGCGCTGACGCTGACCCTGCCCGACCTGAGCGCCCCGGCTCGAGCCGAGCACGCCGGCGTCCGCATGATCGAGGTGCTCGGTGCGCATCGCGGCGTCCTGTTCACCCTGGGCACCTCGGTGGTGGTGATCTCGGGCACCCGTGCCGTGCGCGCAGCGCTGGTGCCGCTGTGGGCCGAACACGTCGGCCTCGACGCCGAGGTGATCTCGCTGATCGTCGGGGTGTCCTCGGCGATCGAACTGCTGCTGTTCTACCCAGCGGGCTGGATCATGGACCGCTACGGGCGGTTCTGGGTGGGCTGGTCGTGTGTCGCGGTGATGGCGCTGGGGTTCTGCCTGTTGCCGCTGGCCCACGGCGCGGTCACGGTGCAGGCCGTCGCGCTGGTGATCGGGATCGGCAACGGTCTGGGCTCGGGCATCGTCATGACGCTGGGTGCCGATGCGGCGCCGACGCGGGGCCGGTCCCAGTTCCTGGGGGCCTGGCGCACCTGCGGTGAGGTGGGCGGCGTGGGCGGGCCGCTGCTGCTCGGCGGGTTGGCTGCGCTGGCGCCGCTGGCCACCGCCGTGGTGGCGACCGGGGTGGTCGCCCTGGTCGGCAGCGGCTGGGTCGGGTTCTGGGTACACCGCGCCGGACGCCGCGCCCCCGCCGGGTGA
- the der gene encoding ribosome biogenesis GTPase Der, protein MTEPDVGRALLAGLDEYDLSEEDRALLAEGEDAGGAEQSAGPLPVLAVVGRPNVGKSTLVNRILGRREAVVEDVPGVTRDRVSYPAEWAGRPFLVVDTGGWERDVRGMAARVAEQAELAVELADAVLFVVDATVGATDTDEAVVKLLRRSGKPVVLAANKVDDLRGEADAATLWSLGLGEPYPVSAVHGRGSGDLLDACLAVLPEVSAVGGAEQDGLRRVALLGRPNVGKSSLLNALAGRERVVVDATAGTTRDPVDEIVEIGQRPWRVVDTAGIRRKVHQSHGADFYASLRTRAALEKAEVAVVLLDASEPLTEQDTRVIQMVVDAGRGLVLAYNKWDLVDEERRRYLEREFEIDLVQVQWAPRVNVSAKTRWHVDRLARALDTSLASWEQRVPTSRLNGVLAEIVAAHPHPLRGGKQPRILFGTQAATRPPRFVLFTTGFLEAGYRRFVERRLREEFGFTGTPIEVSVRPREKRRR, encoded by the coding sequence ATGACTGAGCCGGATGTCGGGCGGGCTTTGCTCGCCGGACTGGACGAGTACGACCTGTCTGAGGAGGACCGCGCGCTGCTCGCCGAGGGCGAGGACGCCGGGGGGGCTGAACAGAGCGCGGGGCCATTGCCGGTGCTCGCCGTGGTCGGCCGCCCGAACGTGGGCAAATCGACACTGGTGAACCGGATCCTGGGCCGGCGCGAGGCGGTCGTCGAGGATGTTCCCGGCGTGACCCGTGACCGGGTGAGCTATCCCGCGGAGTGGGCAGGGCGCCCGTTCCTGGTGGTGGACACCGGGGGCTGGGAGCGGGACGTCCGGGGGATGGCGGCACGGGTGGCCGAGCAGGCCGAGCTGGCCGTCGAGCTGGCCGATGCGGTGTTGTTCGTCGTCGATGCCACGGTCGGCGCCACGGACACCGACGAAGCCGTGGTGAAACTGTTGCGCCGCAGCGGGAAGCCCGTCGTACTGGCCGCGAACAAGGTGGACGACCTGCGCGGTGAGGCCGATGCCGCGACCTTGTGGAGCCTGGGACTCGGTGAGCCGTACCCGGTCTCGGCCGTGCACGGCCGAGGCAGCGGCGACCTGCTCGACGCCTGCCTCGCGGTGCTGCCGGAGGTCTCGGCGGTGGGCGGCGCGGAGCAGGACGGGCTGCGCCGGGTGGCGCTGCTGGGGCGCCCGAATGTCGGGAAGTCCTCGCTGCTCAACGCTTTGGCGGGGCGCGAGCGGGTGGTGGTCGATGCCACCGCCGGGACGACGCGCGACCCGGTCGACGAGATCGTCGAGATCGGGCAGCGGCCGTGGCGAGTGGTCGACACCGCCGGGATCCGCCGCAAGGTGCACCAGTCGCACGGGGCCGACTTCTACGCCTCGCTGCGTACCCGGGCGGCGCTCGAGAAGGCGGAGGTCGCCGTCGTCCTGCTCGATGCCTCGGAGCCGTTGACCGAGCAGGACACCCGCGTGATCCAGATGGTGGTCGACGCCGGGCGAGGGCTGGTACTCGCCTACAACAAGTGGGACCTGGTGGACGAGGAGCGTCGTCGCTACCTCGAGCGTGAGTTCGAGATCGACCTGGTGCAGGTGCAGTGGGCGCCCCGGGTCAACGTCTCGGCCAAGACCCGTTGGCACGTGGACCGTTTGGCCAGGGCGCTCGACACCTCGCTGGCCTCGTGGGAGCAGCGGGTCCCGACCTCGCGGCTGAACGGGGTGCTGGCCGAGATCGTGGCAGCCCACCCGCACCCGCTGCGTGGGGGCAAGCAGCCGCGCATCCTGTTCGGCACCCAGGCGGCGACTCGTCCGCCGCGATTCGTGTTGTTCACCACCGGGTTCCTCGAAGCGGGCTATCGACGCTTCGTCGAGCGGAGGCTGCGCGAGGAGTTCGGGTTCACCGGGACGCCGATCGAGGTCTCGGTGCGCCCCCGCGAGAAGCGTCGTCGCTGA
- a CDS encoding ADP-ribosylglycohydrolase family protein: MTMRLNEDRVRGLMLGLLLGDAYDTTSGGTARVQGTCLAQLACFTLEGLIRASVRYDHKGLCHPPSVVWHAWCRWAHVQGLGSSFAAHWGTSGDWPDGWLSQVRPLSMRHGRAPATVAALRRSSVAPAGAVGNSSGHHALTRSLPTAIFASELTNAAQIGADLAGLTHGSPDAASAAAEGVDLVAKLLHGEGDRVELPRQSSSAPPGTAMHALHHGRIAAHAADDLADAIHRARAHGRGATTTAAALYGAANGLRSVPSELVNDLEIAWVADQLAQDAYSQITAKPGGTEFTAAPDPVWWSRYPGW; this comes from the coding sequence GTGACGATGCGCCTCAACGAGGACCGAGTTCGCGGCCTCATGCTCGGGCTGCTCTTGGGTGACGCCTACGACACGACGAGCGGCGGGACGGCTCGCGTCCAAGGAACCTGCTTGGCGCAGCTCGCCTGCTTCACCCTCGAAGGACTCATCCGAGCGTCGGTCCGTTATGACCATAAGGGACTGTGCCACCCGCCATCGGTCGTTTGGCACGCCTGGTGCCGATGGGCCCACGTCCAAGGCCTCGGATCATCGTTCGCCGCTCACTGGGGCACCTCAGGTGACTGGCCGGACGGCTGGCTCAGCCAGGTACGTCCGTTGTCGATGCGACACGGCCGAGCCCCGGCAACCGTCGCTGCGCTGCGTCGCTCCTCGGTAGCACCCGCAGGCGCCGTCGGCAACAGCTCGGGGCATCACGCGCTTACGCGCAGCCTTCCAACCGCGATCTTCGCGTCCGAGCTGACAAATGCCGCCCAGATCGGCGCCGACCTGGCGGGGCTCACCCATGGCAGCCCCGACGCCGCATCGGCCGCCGCAGAGGGAGTTGATCTCGTTGCCAAGCTGCTGCACGGAGAAGGTGACCGGGTCGAGCTGCCACGCCAATCGTCCTCCGCACCACCAGGCACGGCAATGCACGCCCTGCACCACGGACGCATCGCTGCACATGCTGCCGATGACCTCGCCGATGCCATCCACCGCGCCCGCGCCCATGGACGAGGAGCGACAACGACAGCCGCGGCGCTCTACGGCGCGGCAAACGGGTTACGAAGCGTCCCGAGTGAGCTCGTGAACGACCTGGAGATCGCCTGGGTCGCCGACCAACTCGCCCAGGACGCCTACTCCCAAATCACCGCCAAACCCGGCGGAACGGAGTTCACAGCGGCGCCGGACCCGGTGTGGTGGAGTCGCTACCCAGGCTGGTAG
- a CDS encoding EAL domain-containing protein, translating into MLTARDVTERQMLQNALTTQALHDALTGLPNRVLLARRFQAALADEHAPASALLLIDLDRFKDINDTLGHHLGDLLLTQIGLRLADTVHPGDTIARLGGDEFAVLLPGVETLDLACVIARRTLDALTQPFLVDGLDLEVEASIGVVLAGLHGDDATTLMQRADVAMYVAKNRGIGIFSYDPDADHHHPDRLALLSDLRRGLDAEELIIHFQPQLRLDTGELTGAEALVRWQHPDRGLLFPDTFLPMAEHTGLITPLTDRVLTLAVRQARRWLDAGHPIRVSVNLSPRNLLDDDLVERVALLLERHALPTELLLLEVTESAIISEPVRAAEVLRRLTDHGISIAIDDFGVGYTSLAHLKNLPLHELKIDKSFIMTMNQDRSNDVIVRGMLDLGRNLGLQTVAEGVENAESMALLHSYGCAVAQGYHLARPLNTEAFDRWCAEDLPRHRAEIAALATAPDDVPPPIVRAHGTFLPPTQRRGRQGVDG; encoded by the coding sequence GTGCTCACGGCGCGCGACGTCACCGAGCGCCAGATGCTGCAGAACGCCCTGACGACTCAGGCGCTGCACGACGCCCTCACCGGGCTGCCGAACCGGGTGCTGCTCGCCCGTCGCTTCCAGGCCGCGCTGGCCGACGAACATGCTCCCGCCTCGGCGCTACTCCTGATCGACCTCGACCGGTTCAAGGACATCAACGACACCCTGGGCCACCATCTCGGTGACCTGCTGCTCACCCAGATCGGCCTTCGCCTGGCCGACACCGTTCACCCGGGCGACACCATCGCCCGCCTCGGCGGCGACGAGTTCGCCGTCCTGCTGCCCGGCGTCGAAACCCTCGACCTGGCCTGTGTGATCGCTCGGCGGACCCTCGACGCCCTCACCCAGCCGTTCCTGGTCGACGGCCTCGACCTCGAGGTCGAGGCGAGCATCGGCGTCGTCCTCGCAGGACTGCACGGGGACGATGCGACCACGCTGATGCAGCGCGCCGACGTCGCGATGTACGTCGCCAAGAACCGCGGCATCGGGATCTTCTCCTACGACCCGGACGCCGACCATCACCACCCCGATCGACTCGCCCTGCTCAGCGACCTGCGCCGCGGCCTGGACGCGGAGGAGCTGATCATCCATTTCCAGCCTCAGCTGCGTCTGGACACCGGAGAGCTGACGGGCGCCGAGGCCCTGGTGCGGTGGCAACACCCCGATCGTGGCCTGCTCTTCCCCGACACCTTCCTGCCGATGGCCGAGCACACCGGCCTGATCACCCCCCTCACCGATCGAGTGCTCACCCTCGCCGTCCGCCAGGCCCGCCGATGGCTGGACGCCGGCCACCCCATCCGGGTCTCGGTCAACCTCTCGCCGCGCAACCTGCTGGACGACGACCTGGTCGAACGTGTCGCCCTGCTTCTGGAACGGCACGCCCTACCCACCGAACTGCTGCTCCTCGAGGTCACCGAGTCGGCCATCATCAGCGAGCCGGTACGTGCCGCCGAGGTCCTGCGCCGCCTCACCGACCACGGCATCTCCATCGCCATCGACGACTTCGGCGTCGGCTACACCAGCCTGGCTCACCTGAAGAACCTGCCGCTACACGAGCTCAAGATCGACAAGTCCTTCATCATGACCATGAACCAGGACCGCAGCAACGACGTCATCGTGCGAGGCATGCTCGATCTGGGTCGCAACCTCGGTCTGCAGACCGTCGCCGAGGGCGTCGAGAACGCCGAGTCGATGGCCCTGCTGCACAGCTACGGCTGCGCCGTGGCCCAGGGGTACCACCTGGCTCGGCCACTGAACACCGAGGCATTCGATCGCTGGTGCGCCGAGGATCTACCCCGCCACCGTGCCGAGATCGCCGCGCTCGCCACAGCCCCGGACGACGTCCCCCCACCGATCGTCCGTGCCCACGGCACGTTCCTGCCCCCCACCCAACGACGTGGTCGACAGGGCGTCGACGGCTGA
- the cmk gene encoding (d)CMP kinase, which produces MPADAAVPRRAGLVVAIDGPSGSGKSSVSREVARRLGLRYLDTGAMYRAVCWSVLAAGLHTASDDAAQAVVTAHTVALDLDLSTDPDLERIAVRRGGRLVEVTEAIREHRISAAVSAVATNLGVRADLRRRQREIIDAARADGSGIVAEGRDITTVVAPDADVRLLLTASEAARLARRAREVHGEASAEAVASMRDVVVRRDADDATVSSFHTAADGVLELDSSGLTFDQTVEAVLSVCGNVSVG; this is translated from the coding sequence GTGCCTGCCGACGCCGCCGTACCGCGCCGCGCCGGACTGGTCGTCGCTATCGACGGACCCTCTGGCTCGGGCAAGTCGAGCGTCTCGCGCGAGGTGGCGCGCCGGCTGGGCCTGCGCTACCTGGACACCGGGGCGATGTACCGCGCGGTGTGCTGGTCGGTGCTCGCCGCCGGGCTCCACACCGCTTCGGACGACGCCGCGCAGGCTGTGGTGACCGCCCACACGGTGGCGCTCGACCTCGACCTCTCGACCGACCCGGACCTGGAGCGCATCGCCGTCCGGCGCGGGGGTCGGCTGGTGGAGGTGACCGAGGCGATCCGCGAGCACCGGATCTCGGCGGCGGTCAGCGCCGTGGCGACCAACCTGGGGGTGCGGGCCGATCTGCGCCGCCGCCAGCGCGAGATCATCGACGCGGCCCGGGCCGACGGCAGCGGGATCGTGGCCGAGGGGCGCGACATCACCACGGTGGTGGCCCCGGACGCCGACGTCCGGCTGCTGTTGACCGCGAGTGAGGCGGCCCGGCTGGCGCGCCGGGCGCGCGAGGTGCACGGTGAGGCCAGCGCCGAGGCGGTGGCCTCGATGCGGGACGTGGTGGTGCGCCGCGACGCCGACGACGCGACGGTGTCGAGCTTTCACACCGCGGCGGACGGCGTGCTGGAACTGGATTCCTCGGGACTGACCTTCGATCAGACGGTCGAGGCCGTGCTGAGTGTGTGTGGAAACGTGAGTGTGGGATGA
- the pglW gene encoding BREX system serine/threonine kinase PglW, with the protein MVHAGSDRWVEVSPSQFPHEADGLALVRLIMPDETPFRAWSNFEFRDSRGRWHEVDLLLLGRGQLHLIELKFYAGTLRGDDQRWTRDQRRPEDSPLKLARRKAQYFATKLRDELRIWAAEKKVTIPDERDVVPFVQESVFLHHPDFRSALREASAIGLFGLDGGENRSNLPGISTLVLEAAGRRSVGRNQERILVELMARIGLVQRRERDAGSWVIQDQAIDSGDGWQDWLASHRVVPTDHARIRFRVFAPSASQQENAAAHAIATHEFQVMSRLQHDGLLRPRDVVDSELGVGLVYPYDPHWERLDLYLAGQTQGIPLTTQLSIIRQVGEALQYAHNNKVVHRALSPLAVWVRQDPGTAHDVKVRVGDWQAAGALDAASATRPAPGVTSVVGARAADDEPQLVEVFRAPEGAWNAGADRIRLDVFGLGALAFYLLTGTQPAPHALALKTRLQEQQGLDAAIELPQISSTLRSLMLKATHPAPTQRTADVTTVLAHLSAAERESATDVDETDPLDAVQGAILDGRFELKRRLGQGSTAVGLLVTDLLAQGSDTERVLKVALNEDAAARLDDEAAVLRKLTVPGVVKVLDGPLVVGGRRALLLESAGPQTLSDVLRTRERLSLDLLDRFGQDLLECLVALDKAGVDHRDIKPSNLGVRESRGDRTKHLVLFDFSLTRAAASATSAGTPPYLDPFLTGPRDRYDSAAERYAAAVVLFEMATGATPVYGDGQSDPATIPDEASVEPAQFDHALAEGLTAFFRTALARDAKRRHHTADAMRSAWLAIFANDATTEPDTTNDELAARATLTTPLRDSGLTARALSALEPYAVPTVGELLTVDPVRLSRLPGVANATRLQISARIKQWRARLGEQRSAAPGGGVPTPTDAADVLLAAITTSRSPARGAMVRLVLGVGTDLDAFATQAQLAANLPDPVTPQRATQLLATLQEVWAGDDAARGLLDRLAEAVTSRLDELGAVATLSELTATVLESLATQEHPDGRLARGLLRFALERRRALGRADGAGESLWLRRRSGVALLVAGDQTLLDVAEPLGAEADRLVAAAGDPVQAVVPAARACARLEAALPSDGSLPAGLRDPIRLVRLAASLSTHAASSGAGELHHRDLSQRAALELAFVGFGGGQQLAPDEVRERVRVRFPAVASLPKRPTLDALVADAGLGWTFDDRLGVYRARESSAATTGLESRRPTSHAVNTSPVGTTGALGARLESSIASRSFLALGVRADRLARLVASAETRYRATVVDLTGVLLDALRATSTSTGPSWEHVRAADAEGESSRARRGLNELVRRSWPTVEAAVEAALAEAEPDAPVLLTEASPLARYNNVGLLARWTDLAAPRRRAVWLVVPQLGGNHGPLLDGRPVPLAAPNQFVALDNDWIDAAAALTAAARMEE; encoded by the coding sequence GTGGTGCACGCAGGGTCCGATCGCTGGGTCGAGGTGTCTCCCTCGCAGTTCCCCCACGAGGCTGATGGTCTGGCCTTGGTGCGATTGATCATGCCTGACGAGACACCGTTCCGGGCCTGGTCGAACTTCGAGTTCCGCGACTCGCGAGGCCGCTGGCACGAGGTTGACCTGCTGCTTCTCGGCCGCGGACAGCTCCACCTGATCGAGCTGAAGTTCTACGCTGGAACCCTGCGCGGGGACGACCAACGGTGGACCCGAGACCAACGCCGCCCTGAGGACTCCCCACTCAAGCTCGCCCGCCGCAAGGCGCAGTACTTCGCGACCAAGCTCCGTGACGAGCTGCGGATATGGGCTGCTGAGAAGAAGGTCACGATCCCTGATGAGAGGGACGTCGTCCCGTTCGTCCAGGAGTCGGTGTTCCTCCACCATCCGGACTTCCGGTCAGCCCTGCGTGAGGCCAGCGCGATCGGGCTGTTCGGCCTGGACGGTGGTGAGAACCGCAGCAACCTTCCGGGCATCTCTACCCTCGTGTTGGAAGCGGCGGGCCGGAGGTCGGTCGGCCGCAACCAGGAGCGCATTCTGGTCGAACTCATGGCGCGTATCGGCCTGGTCCAGCGCCGCGAACGTGACGCGGGGTCGTGGGTCATTCAGGATCAGGCGATTGACTCAGGTGACGGCTGGCAGGACTGGCTCGCTTCCCACCGTGTGGTGCCGACTGACCACGCTCGCATCCGGTTCCGGGTGTTCGCACCGAGCGCGAGCCAGCAGGAAAATGCCGCGGCCCACGCGATCGCCACGCATGAGTTCCAGGTGATGTCGCGGCTCCAACACGATGGCCTGCTGCGACCGCGTGACGTCGTCGACTCCGAGCTCGGCGTCGGGCTGGTCTACCCGTACGACCCGCACTGGGAGCGTCTCGACCTGTACCTGGCGGGCCAGACCCAAGGCATCCCGCTGACGACACAACTGTCGATCATCCGGCAGGTCGGTGAGGCCCTGCAGTACGCGCACAACAACAAGGTCGTGCACCGCGCCCTGTCGCCGCTGGCGGTGTGGGTGCGCCAGGATCCCGGAACAGCACACGACGTCAAGGTCCGCGTCGGCGACTGGCAGGCGGCCGGAGCCCTGGACGCCGCATCGGCCACCAGGCCGGCCCCCGGAGTCACGTCGGTGGTGGGCGCCCGAGCCGCCGACGACGAGCCCCAACTCGTCGAGGTGTTCCGCGCGCCCGAGGGGGCGTGGAATGCCGGCGCCGATCGGATCCGGCTCGACGTGTTCGGCCTCGGCGCGCTGGCGTTCTACCTGCTCACCGGCACTCAACCTGCGCCACACGCTCTCGCGTTGAAGACGCGCCTGCAGGAGCAGCAGGGTCTGGACGCCGCGATCGAGCTGCCACAGATCTCCTCCACGCTGCGCTCCCTGATGCTCAAAGCCACCCATCCGGCGCCCACCCAGCGCACCGCCGACGTCACAACGGTTCTCGCTCACCTCTCCGCCGCCGAACGGGAGTCCGCGACGGACGTCGATGAGACCGACCCGTTGGACGCCGTGCAGGGAGCCATCCTCGACGGCCGGTTCGAGCTGAAGCGCCGCCTCGGTCAGGGCTCCACGGCCGTCGGTCTGCTGGTCACCGACCTGCTCGCCCAGGGGAGCGACACCGAGCGGGTGCTGAAGGTCGCACTCAACGAAGACGCCGCGGCACGGCTGGACGATGAGGCGGCGGTGCTGCGAAAGCTCACCGTGCCGGGGGTCGTCAAGGTGCTCGACGGCCCACTCGTCGTCGGGGGTCGGCGGGCCCTGTTGCTCGAGAGCGCCGGACCGCAGACGCTGAGCGACGTCCTGCGCACCCGGGAACGCCTCTCTCTGGACCTGCTCGATCGCTTCGGCCAAGACCTGTTGGAGTGCCTCGTCGCGCTCGACAAGGCTGGCGTCGACCACCGCGACATCAAACCGTCGAACCTGGGCGTGCGAGAGAGCCGGGGCGACCGGACCAAGCACCTCGTGCTGTTCGACTTCTCCCTGACCCGGGCCGCGGCGTCAGCGACCTCGGCCGGCACCCCGCCGTATCTCGACCCGTTCCTGACCGGTCCGCGGGACCGGTACGACTCCGCGGCAGAGCGCTACGCCGCCGCGGTGGTGCTGTTCGAGATGGCTACAGGGGCGACACCGGTCTACGGGGACGGGCAGTCCGACCCGGCTACCATCCCGGACGAAGCCTCGGTCGAGCCCGCCCAGTTCGACCACGCCCTAGCGGAAGGGCTGACAGCCTTCTTCCGTACCGCCCTGGCTCGAGACGCCAAGCGTCGCCACCACACGGCCGACGCGATGCGTTCCGCCTGGCTGGCCATCTTCGCCAACGACGCAACCACTGAGCCTGACACGACGAACGACGAGCTGGCAGCCCGGGCAACCTTGACGACGCCGCTGCGCGACTCCGGGCTGACTGCCCGGGCACTGTCGGCTCTGGAGCCCTACGCGGTGCCAACGGTGGGCGAGCTGCTCACCGTCGACCCGGTCCGGCTGTCCCGATTGCCCGGGGTCGCCAACGCCACTCGGCTGCAGATCAGCGCCCGGATCAAGCAATGGCGCGCGCGGTTGGGCGAGCAGCGGTCAGCTGCCCCCGGCGGCGGTGTCCCCACGCCGACAGATGCTGCAGACGTCCTGCTGGCCGCGATCACGACGTCGCGGTCCCCAGCCCGGGGAGCGATGGTGCGGCTGGTGCTCGGTGTCGGGACCGACCTGGACGCCTTCGCGACGCAAGCCCAGCTGGCAGCGAACCTGCCCGACCCCGTGACGCCGCAGCGAGCCACGCAACTCCTGGCGACGCTGCAGGAGGTGTGGGCCGGCGACGACGCGGCGCGCGGGCTGTTGGACCGGCTCGCGGAGGCTGTGACGAGCCGGCTCGACGAGCTCGGCGCTGTCGCGACCCTGTCAGAGCTCACCGCGACCGTGCTGGAGTCGCTGGCCACACAGGAACACCCGGACGGGCGGCTGGCCCGCGGGTTGCTGCGGTTCGCTCTTGAGCGGCGCCGCGCGCTCGGCCGCGCCGACGGCGCGGGGGAGTCGTTGTGGCTGCGCCGCCGCTCCGGGGTCGCCTTGCTGGTGGCCGGGGACCAAACGCTCCTCGACGTTGCCGAGCCCCTTGGCGCCGAGGCGGATCGACTCGTGGCCGCTGCCGGAGACCCGGTCCAGGCAGTCGTGCCGGCGGCACGGGCCTGCGCGCGGCTGGAGGCCGCTCTGCCGTCCGACGGTTCGCTACCAGCCGGACTGCGTGACCCGATTCGACTGGTGCGCCTGGCCGCCTCACTGTCGACCCACGCCGCGTCGTCTGGGGCCGGTGAGTTGCACCATCGAGACCTGTCGCAGCGAGCGGCGTTGGAACTCGCGTTCGTGGGCTTCGGCGGTGGGCAGCAGCTCGCCCCGGACGAGGTGCGTGAACGGGTCCGCGTCCGGTTCCCGGCGGTGGCGTCGCTGCCCAAGCGACCGACTTTGGATGCACTCGTCGCGGACGCCGGTCTGGGGTGGACCTTCGACGACCGGCTCGGGGTCTACCGGGCGAGGGAGTCCAGTGCGGCGACGACAGGACTGGAGTCGCGCCGCCCGACCAGCCACGCGGTGAACACCTCTCCGGTCGGGACGACTGGTGCGCTCGGAGCACGGTTGGAGAGCTCGATCGCCAGCCGCTCCTTCCTCGCCCTCGGCGTACGCGCCGACAGGCTGGCGCGCCTCGTGGCCTCGGCCGAGACACGTTACCGTGCAACGGTCGTCGACCTCACCGGCGTGCTGCTCGACGCCCTCCGCGCAACCTCGACCTCCACCGGGCCGTCGTGGGAGCACGTGCGAGCAGCAGATGCCGAAGGCGAGTCGAGCCGAGCTCGGCGGGGCCTGAATGAGTTGGTCCGCCGCTCATGGCCCACCGTCGAAGCAGCCGTTGAGGCCGCCCTGGCCGAGGCGGAGCCCGACGCTCCGGTACTGCTCACCGAGGCCTCACCTCTGGCCCGGTACAACAACGTCGGCCTGCTCGCCCGATGGACAGATCTGGCCGCCCCGCGCCGCCGCGCGGTCTGGCTCGTCGTGCCGCAACTCGGCGGGAACCACGGCCCACTGCTCGACGGACGGCCGGTGCCGTTGGCGGCGCCGAACCAGTTCGTCGCCCTGGACAACGACTGGATCGATGCCGCGGCTGCCCTGACCGCGGCCGCTCGAATGGAGGAGTGA